A window of the Synechococcus sp. M16.1 genome harbors these coding sequences:
- a CDS encoding YdcF family protein encodes MAGVRTGLLLGAGLMAWLLGPGPLSPYRRALLDRSPPQLVLVLGGDVDRERMGARLARQLDLPLLVSGGSNREYAEWMLSEERFNPDRVTLDYRARDTLSNFTSVVDELQADGVRHVLLVTSEDHLPRSMAVGQVVAGSRGIQLTGVPVACREDCTQEGRLKQWSDWLRAVAWVMTGRDLRDAADPDPAER; translated from the coding sequence ATGGCGGGCGTGCGTACAGGGCTGCTGCTGGGAGCTGGTTTGATGGCCTGGTTGTTGGGGCCCGGCCCGCTGTCGCCCTATCGGCGGGCTCTCTTGGATCGCAGCCCGCCCCAGCTGGTGCTGGTGCTCGGGGGAGATGTGGACCGGGAACGAATGGGTGCCCGGTTGGCGCGTCAGCTCGATCTACCCCTGCTGGTGAGCGGCGGCAGCAACCGTGAGTACGCCGAATGGATGCTCAGTGAGGAGCGCTTCAATCCCGACCGCGTCACCCTGGATTACCGGGCCCGTGACACCCTCAGCAATTTCACGTCTGTGGTGGATGAGCTGCAGGCGGATGGTGTTCGCCACGTGCTGCTGGTGACCAGCGAAGACCACCTGCCCCGTTCCATGGCGGTGGGCCAGGTGGTGGCCGGCAGCCGCGGAATTCAGCTCACCGGCGTTCCCGTGGCCTGCCGCGAGGACTGCACCCAGGAGGGACGCCTCAAGCAATGGAGTGATTGGCTTCGTGCGGTGGCGTGGGTGATGACCGGTCGCGACCTCAGGGATGCTGCGGACCCTGATCCAGCAGAGCGTTGA
- the tsaB gene encoding tRNA (adenosine(37)-N6)-threonylcarbamoyltransferase complex dimerization subunit type 1 TsaB, with protein MTAPPLLLALHSCSDCFGMALLDPQQPGAEPLVQAHPDGRGLSNSLISRVQGLLPPERWPQLQGLAVATGPGGFTGTRLTMVMARTLAQQLDCPLLGVSSYALMAPRLERQLPQSMQGEPFWITQELPRRGVVGGQYRITAGQVHELSLPTLLPQGASPKPAVEVQLDVEADVARLLQLLQRSHAAGAAMPWAEVLPIYPTSPVGQV; from the coding sequence ATGACGGCTCCACCGCTGCTGCTCGCCTTGCACAGCTGTTCCGACTGCTTTGGCATGGCGCTGCTGGATCCTCAGCAGCCTGGGGCAGAGCCCCTGGTGCAGGCTCATCCGGATGGCCGGGGCCTCTCCAACAGCTTGATTTCGCGGGTTCAGGGGCTCCTCCCGCCCGAGCGTTGGCCCCAGTTGCAGGGCCTTGCCGTCGCGACGGGACCCGGCGGCTTCACCGGCACCCGCCTCACGATGGTGATGGCCCGCACCCTGGCGCAACAGCTGGATTGCCCCCTGCTGGGGGTGAGCAGCTATGCCCTGATGGCCCCACGCCTGGAGCGGCAACTGCCCCAATCCATGCAGGGGGAACCGTTCTGGATCACCCAGGAGTTGCCCCGGCGCGGGGTGGTGGGTGGTCAGTACCGGATCACGGCCGGGCAGGTTCACGAACTCAGCCTGCCGACCTTGCTGCCTCAGGGGGCATCACCCAAGCCTGCTGTTGAGGTGCAGCTGGATGTGGAAGCGGATGTGGCGCGGCTCCTGCAGCTGTTGCAGCGCAGCCATGCTGCCGGGGCTGCGATGCCCTGGGCTGAGGTGCTGCCGATCTACCCCACCTCACCTGTTGGACAGGTCTGA
- a CDS encoding Ycf34 family protein: MCICVDCSWVDRCQAYHAVERQHGVPHLAQAPDFEPDAPRIHVSVMDLPDGQAGIEWDVRSCASFKADPGRWQRCRPGQELPR; this comes from the coding sequence ATGTGCATCTGCGTGGATTGCAGCTGGGTCGACCGTTGTCAGGCCTATCACGCAGTTGAGCGTCAGCATGGTGTTCCGCATCTAGCCCAGGCCCCGGATTTTGAGCCAGACGCGCCCCGTATCCACGTGTCGGTGATGGATCTCCCCGATGGCCAGGCCGGGATTGAGTGGGATGTGCGCTCCTGCGCCAGCTTCAAGGCGGATCCAGGCCGGTGGCAGCGTTGCCGTCCTGGACAGGAGCTGCCCCGATGA
- a CDS encoding CCA tRNA nucleotidyltransferase, translating to MAQGSGNALLDQLRERLAPAQWPLPLARLPEGTALVGGAVRDGLLDRLQEQPDLDLVVPADAIALTKALAQELHGTCVVLDAERSIARLVLGGWTVDIARQDGDRIEDDLWRRDYRLNAIAVSLQPWGELWDPTGGLSDLQQGCLTAVSEANLIDDPLRLLRGLRLMAEIPLTISHQTMAWIERHAARLPEAAPERILAELQRLVRGEHADAAMAALTSLPLLHPWAAGGQPPTPGNIDGLTSEEAAEAVPLARLTALVSDEGLSQLRASRALRQRCKRLRSWQQRTGQAPGELPESDRLQLHEELEGDLPALALQLPMPEKEIWLRRWRNAEDPLFHPRTPVDGNGLLAALEVEPGPRLGRLLHHLKLEHAFGRIQTPSEALKEAQHFLTRESEAL from the coding sequence ATGGCCCAAGGCTCCGGCAACGCATTGCTTGACCAGCTGCGCGAGCGACTGGCTCCAGCCCAGTGGCCTCTCCCCCTGGCACGGCTTCCGGAGGGCACGGCGCTGGTGGGTGGCGCCGTGCGGGATGGCTTGCTGGACCGTCTCCAGGAGCAGCCGGATCTTGACCTGGTGGTCCCAGCGGATGCCATCGCTCTGACCAAGGCCCTGGCCCAGGAGCTCCATGGCACTTGTGTGGTGCTCGACGCGGAACGGAGCATTGCTCGGCTGGTGCTTGGTGGCTGGACGGTCGACATCGCCCGACAGGACGGAGACCGCATCGAAGACGACCTCTGGCGGCGCGACTACCGGCTCAATGCCATCGCCGTGTCGCTCCAGCCCTGGGGAGAGCTGTGGGACCCCACAGGGGGACTGAGCGACCTCCAGCAGGGCTGCCTGACCGCCGTCTCGGAAGCCAACCTCATCGACGACCCTCTGCGGTTGCTGCGGGGATTGCGGCTGATGGCGGAAATCCCCCTCACCATCTCCCACCAGACCATGGCGTGGATTGAGCGCCACGCCGCACGGCTTCCGGAAGCGGCACCGGAGCGAATCCTGGCGGAGCTGCAGCGCCTGGTGCGGGGCGAACACGCTGACGCCGCGATGGCAGCCCTCACAAGCCTGCCGTTGCTGCATCCCTGGGCGGCCGGAGGGCAACCTCCCACGCCCGGCAACATCGATGGCCTGACCAGCGAGGAAGCCGCAGAAGCAGTGCCCTTGGCTCGACTGACGGCCCTGGTGAGCGATGAGGGTCTCAGCCAACTCCGCGCCAGTCGCGCCCTTCGCCAGCGCTGCAAACGGCTGCGGAGCTGGCAGCAACGCACCGGCCAGGCACCGGGCGAGCTACCTGAGAGCGATCGACTGCAATTGCATGAGGAGCTCGAGGGGGATCTCCCCGCCCTGGCCCTGCAACTGCCCATGCCCGAAAAAGAAATCTGGCTGCGTCGATGGCGCAACGCCGAGGACCCTCTGTTCCACCCCAGAACCCCGGTCGACGGCAATGGCCTGCTGGCGGCCCTGGAGGTCGAACCCGGCCCCCGTCTCGGACGCCTGCTGCATCATCTGAAGCTTGAACATGCCTTTGGACGCATCCAGACCCCAAGCGAGGCACTGAAGGAGGCCCAACATTTCTTGACCCGTGAAAGCGAGGCTCTGTGA
- a CDS encoding phytoene synthase: MPLASPDLDAAFEACRRETAEWAKTFYIGTLLLPPEKRRAIWAIYVWCRRTDELMDSPEAQARPVKELAERLDRWEEKTLALFDGRVEDDLDAVMVDTLERFPQGIQPYLDMIEGQRMDLTWTRYPRFEDLKLYCYRVAGTVGLMTQGVMGVDQAYTSAPWSDCPDTSDAAVALGIANQLTNILRDVGEDRGRGRIYLPQEDLERFGYSEEELMAGTLNNAWRALMRFQLERARDWFARSEAGVRWLSADARWPVWTSLRLYRGILDEIERVDYDVFNHRAYVAKVNKLLDLPRSFLLAQSR, from the coding sequence ATGCCCCTCGCCTCCCCGGATCTCGACGCAGCCTTTGAGGCCTGCCGTCGGGAGACCGCCGAGTGGGCCAAGACGTTCTATATCGGCACCTTGCTTCTCCCTCCGGAGAAGCGGCGTGCCATTTGGGCGATCTATGTGTGGTGCCGGCGCACGGACGAGTTGATGGACAGCCCGGAGGCCCAGGCGCGTCCGGTGAAGGAGCTTGCAGAGCGGCTCGACCGTTGGGAGGAGAAGACCCTTGCTCTGTTTGATGGTCGGGTGGAGGACGACCTGGATGCGGTGATGGTCGACACCCTGGAGCGCTTCCCCCAGGGCATTCAGCCTTACCTCGACATGATCGAGGGCCAGCGGATGGACCTCACCTGGACCCGCTACCCCCGCTTTGAAGACCTCAAGCTCTACTGCTATCGCGTGGCAGGCACCGTTGGCCTGATGACCCAGGGGGTGATGGGCGTCGACCAGGCCTACACCTCAGCTCCCTGGAGCGACTGTCCCGACACCTCCGATGCTGCCGTCGCCCTGGGGATCGCCAACCAACTCACCAATATCCTTCGGGATGTGGGGGAAGACCGGGGCCGTGGTCGTATCTATCTGCCCCAGGAAGATCTCGAGCGGTTCGGTTATTCCGAGGAGGAGCTGATGGCTGGAACCCTCAACAACGCCTGGCGTGCGTTGATGCGCTTCCAGCTGGAGCGGGCTCGCGATTGGTTTGCTCGCTCCGAAGCCGGAGTCCGTTGGCTGTCCGCCGATGCGCGCTGGCCGGTGTGGACGTCGTTGCGGTTGTACCGCGGCATCCTGGATGAAATTGAACGGGTCGATTACGACGTGTTCAATCACCGTGCCTATGTGGCCAAGGTCAACAAGCTGCTTGATCTGCCCCGTTCATTCCTGTTGGCTCAGTCACGCTAA
- the pds gene encoding 15-cis-phytoene desaturase, with protein MRVAIAGAGLAGLSCAKYLADAGHTPIVVEARDVLGGKVAAWKDEDGDWYETGLHIFFGAYPNMLQLFKELNIEDRLQWKSHSMIFNQQDEPGTYSRFDFPDLPAPVNGVAAILGNNDMLTWPEKISFGLGLVPAMLRGQGYVEECDKYSWTEWLRVHNIPERVNDEVFLAMSKALNFIDPDEISATVVLTALNRFLQEKNGSKMAFLDGAPPERLCQPVVEHIESLGGEVHLDSPLREIKLNADGSVAAFHIGGVKGKESFDLTADAYVSALPVDPFKLLLPEPWKQMEVFQKLDGLRGVPVINLHLWFDRKLTDIDHLLFSRSPLLSVYADMSITCKEYEDPDKSMLELVFAPAKDWIGRPDEEIIEATMGELKKLFPMHFSGDNPATLRKYKVVKTPLSVYKTTPGCQELRPDQTTPIKNFFLAGDYTMQRYLASMEGAVLSGKLCAGAVDRKTGQLASSTSSSEPVTA; from the coding sequence ATGCGCGTCGCTATTGCCGGAGCTGGTCTTGCTGGACTCTCCTGTGCCAAATACCTGGCGGATGCCGGCCACACCCCCATCGTTGTGGAAGCCAGGGATGTTCTCGGCGGCAAGGTTGCGGCCTGGAAAGACGAGGACGGCGACTGGTATGAAACCGGCCTGCACATCTTCTTCGGGGCTTACCCGAACATGCTGCAGTTGTTCAAGGAGCTGAACATCGAAGACCGGCTGCAGTGGAAGAGCCATTCGATGATCTTCAACCAGCAGGACGAACCAGGCACCTACAGCCGCTTTGATTTCCCCGACCTGCCGGCACCGGTGAACGGTGTTGCGGCGATTCTGGGCAACAACGACATGCTCACCTGGCCGGAGAAGATCAGCTTCGGACTGGGACTGGTCCCCGCCATGCTCCGGGGTCAGGGGTATGTCGAGGAGTGCGACAAATACTCCTGGACCGAGTGGCTGCGTGTCCACAACATTCCCGAACGGGTGAACGATGAAGTGTTCTTGGCGATGAGCAAGGCGCTGAATTTCATCGATCCCGATGAGATCTCTGCCACCGTGGTGCTCACGGCCTTGAACCGCTTCCTGCAGGAGAAGAACGGCTCCAAGATGGCGTTCCTGGATGGTGCACCGCCGGAGCGCCTCTGCCAGCCGGTGGTCGAGCACATCGAATCACTGGGTGGTGAAGTGCACCTCGACAGCCCCCTGCGTGAGATCAAGCTCAATGCCGATGGTTCGGTGGCGGCCTTCCACATCGGTGGCGTGAAGGGCAAGGAGAGCTTCGACCTCACCGCTGATGCCTACGTCAGTGCCTTGCCGGTGGATCCCTTCAAGCTGCTGCTGCCTGAGCCCTGGAAGCAGATGGAGGTGTTCCAGAAGCTGGATGGTCTCCGGGGTGTCCCTGTGATCAACCTGCACCTCTGGTTCGATCGCAAGCTCACCGACATTGACCATCTGCTGTTCAGCCGCTCCCCCCTGCTCAGCGTGTATGCCGATATGAGCATCACCTGCAAGGAGTATGAAGACCCCGACAAGTCGATGCTCGAGCTGGTTTTTGCTCCTGCCAAAGACTGGATCGGCCGCCCCGATGAGGAGATCATTGAGGCCACCATGGGTGAGCTCAAGAAGCTGTTCCCGATGCACTTCAGTGGAGACAACCCCGCCACCCTGCGCAAATACAAGGTCGTGAAGACGCCCTTGTCCGTCTACAAGACGACTCCCGGTTGCCAGGAGCTGCGTCCGGATCAAACCACCCCGATCAAGAACTTCTTCCTCGCGGGCGACTACACGATGCAGCGCTATCTCGCCTCGATGGAAGGTGCTGTTCTCAGCGGCAAGCTCTGCGCCGGCGCAGTGGACCGCAAGACAGGTCAGCTGGCATCATCGACCTCTTCCAGTGAGCCTGTGACGGCCTGA
- a CDS encoding NAD(P)H-quinone oxidoreductase subunit M, translating into MADTLLKCTTRHVRLFTAALQEEDLIPSDDQLTLDLDPDNEFLWDAASLAKVQGRFKELVDAAAGGELSDYTLRRIGTDLEGFIRQLLQAGELSYNPDGRVQNFSMGLPRTPELL; encoded by the coding sequence TTGGCTGACACCCTTCTCAAGTGCACCACCCGCCACGTGCGCCTGTTCACAGCAGCACTTCAAGAGGAGGATCTGATTCCTTCGGATGACCAACTGACCTTGGATCTGGATCCCGACAACGAATTTCTCTGGGATGCAGCCAGTCTCGCCAAGGTGCAGGGACGCTTCAAGGAACTGGTGGATGCCGCAGCCGGTGGCGAACTGAGTGACTACACCCTGCGCCGCATTGGTACAGACCTGGAGGGATTCATCCGGCAACTGCTCCAGGCCGGAGAACTCAGCTACAACCCGGATGGCCGCGTGCAGAACTTCTCCATGGGCCTGCCCCGCACCCCAGAACTGTTGTGA
- a CDS encoding DUF3172 domain-containing protein encodes MTGSRYDRGGRRPRDGRYDRGERDRYDAPPRGGYGRPPGPPPGGGGGQGGFQFSTLTVAVLAGVLVVGIGIGSAVTSTTTGDQGNIASSQQLDMAVPDPEFCRQWGASAFVMDIEMYTTLNPSSSFVTQPTLQPGCVIRRENWSVLRKEGAITAEQERECKQRMNTFAYIGSVRDKPVVRCVYQTDISENKFLTRGVADDAVGVTPEADQF; translated from the coding sequence GTGACCGGCTCGCGCTACGACCGCGGCGGCCGCCGACCGCGTGATGGCCGCTACGACCGCGGTGAGCGGGACCGCTATGACGCTCCACCCCGGGGCGGATACGGCCGTCCTCCCGGCCCGCCACCAGGTGGCGGAGGCGGCCAGGGCGGCTTTCAATTCAGCACCCTCACCGTGGCCGTCTTGGCAGGCGTTCTCGTGGTGGGAATCGGCATCGGCAGCGCTGTCACCAGCACCACCACGGGAGACCAGGGAAACATCGCCAGCTCCCAGCAACTGGACATGGCCGTTCCCGACCCGGAGTTCTGCCGCCAGTGGGGGGCGAGCGCCTTCGTCATGGACATCGAGATGTACACGACGCTCAACCCCTCCAGCAGCTTTGTGACCCAGCCAACCCTGCAACCGGGTTGTGTGATCCGTCGGGAGAACTGGTCGGTGCTGCGCAAGGAGGGGGCCATCACCGCCGAGCAGGAGCGTGAGTGCAAACAGCGGATGAACACTTTTGCCTACATCGGCTCCGTTCGGGACAAGCCCGTGGTGCGCTGCGTCTACCAAACCGATATCAGTGAGAACAAATTCCTCACCCGAGGCGTGGCAGATGACGCTGTGGGCGTGACACCCGAGGCCGATCAGTTCTGA
- a CDS encoding LysR family transcriptional regulator has protein sequence MADLPFTLDQLRILRAIVSEGSFKKAADSLYVTQPAVSLQIQNLEKQLEVSLFDRGGRKAQLTEAGHLLLSYCDRILSQCHEACRALDDLHNLKGGSLIVGASQTTGTYLMPRMIGLFRQKYPDVSVQLQVHSTRRTGWSVANGQIDLAIIGGELPAELNELLQVVPYASDELALVLPVKHPLARLAELTKEDLYRLGFVCLDAQSTTRKMVDQLLARSGLDVQRLRIDMELNSLEAIKNAVQAGLGAAFVPVVSIERELSAGTIHRPQVADLQVRRQLKLITHPARYCSRASVAFRNDVLPVFASADSPIRQAAKVAPEAIGEQLVQN, from the coding sequence GTGGCCGATCTGCCGTTCACCCTTGACCAGCTGCGGATCCTTCGCGCGATTGTCAGTGAGGGCAGCTTCAAGAAAGCCGCCGACAGTCTCTACGTCACCCAGCCCGCCGTCAGCCTTCAGATCCAGAACCTGGAGAAGCAGTTGGAGGTTTCGCTGTTTGATCGCGGCGGGCGCAAGGCGCAGCTCACTGAGGCTGGCCATCTGCTGCTGAGTTACTGCGACCGGATCCTGAGCCAGTGCCATGAAGCCTGTCGGGCCCTGGATGATCTCCACAACCTCAAAGGTGGATCCCTGATCGTGGGGGCAAGCCAGACCACCGGCACCTACCTGATGCCCCGGATGATCGGCCTGTTCCGCCAGAAATATCCGGACGTGTCCGTGCAGCTCCAGGTCCACAGCACCAGACGCACGGGCTGGAGTGTGGCCAACGGTCAGATCGACCTGGCGATCATCGGTGGTGAATTGCCGGCGGAACTCAATGAACTGCTGCAGGTGGTGCCCTACGCCAGTGATGAGCTGGCGCTGGTGCTGCCGGTGAAGCACCCCTTGGCCCGACTGGCTGAACTCACCAAGGAAGACCTGTATCGCCTGGGCTTTGTCTGTCTCGATGCGCAATCCACCACCCGGAAGATGGTCGACCAGCTTCTGGCGCGCTCCGGCCTGGATGTGCAGCGCCTGCGCATCGACATGGAGCTGAATTCGCTGGAAGCCATCAAGAATGCCGTTCAGGCGGGCCTGGGAGCCGCCTTTGTTCCCGTGGTGTCGATCGAGCGGGAGTTATCGGCGGGAACGATTCACCGGCCCCAGGTGGCTGATCTGCAGGTGAGACGCCAGCTCAAGTTGATCACCCATCCCGCCCGCTACTGCTCACGCGCCTCGGTGGCCTTCCGCAATGACGTTCTGCCCGTCTTTGCCAGCGCTGACAGCCCGATTCGTCAGGCAGCGAAGGTCGCGCCTGAAGCGATCGGGGAGCAACTGGTTCAGAACTGA
- a CDS encoding NnrU family protein, giving the protein MASTHHSSVVMLVLLIVFAVIHSGGAALRSRAEAVIGARAWRLIFAAASIPSAVVVIGWFLAHRYDGMRLWNLQGVPGVIPLVWIGTAISFLFLYPATYNLLEIPAVLKPQVRLYATGIIRISRHPQAIGQILWCLTHALWIGSSFMLVTCVGLIGHHLFAVWHGDRRLKARFGEAFDELKASTSIVPFAAVLDGRQQLQWQEFVRPAQLGIAIAVGVFWWAHRFIPTAAELMRNSALQNLLG; this is encoded by the coding sequence ATGGCCTCCACCCACCACAGCAGCGTCGTGATGCTGGTGCTGCTGATCGTGTTTGCCGTAATTCACAGCGGTGGTGCTGCCCTGCGCAGCCGGGCTGAGGCCGTGATCGGAGCACGGGCCTGGCGCCTGATCTTCGCGGCAGCCAGCATTCCCTCGGCCGTGGTGGTGATCGGATGGTTCCTGGCCCATCGCTACGACGGGATGCGGCTGTGGAATCTCCAGGGCGTGCCTGGGGTGATTCCGCTCGTGTGGATCGGAACCGCCATCAGTTTTCTCTTCCTCTATCCAGCCACCTACAACCTGCTGGAGATCCCGGCGGTGCTGAAACCGCAGGTGCGTCTTTACGCCACAGGGATCATCCGCATCAGCCGCCATCCCCAGGCCATCGGGCAAATCCTCTGGTGCCTCACCCATGCCCTCTGGATCGGCAGCAGCTTCATGCTGGTGACCTGCGTGGGCCTGATCGGCCATCACCTCTTCGCCGTCTGGCATGGCGACCGGCGCCTGAAGGCCCGCTTCGGCGAAGCCTTTGACGAGCTCAAGGCAAGCACCTCGATCGTGCCTTTCGCAGCGGTGCTGGATGGACGCCAGCAGTTGCAGTGGCAGGAATTCGTTCGACCGGCACAACTGGGCATCGCCATCGCCGTCGGCGTGTTCTGGTGGGCCCATCGCTTCATTCCGACGGCTGCCGAGTTGATGCGCAATTCAGCACTCCAGAACCTGCTGGGCTGA
- a CDS encoding NAD(P)H-quinone oxidoreductase subunit 5: MPSAEELAWLIPVLPLFGAVLTGLGLISFNRTINRLRKPVALLLISCVGAAAALSYSILFNQLNGAPPVEHLFVWASAGNFVLPMGYVVDPLGAVMLALVTTIALLVLVYSHGYMAHDKGYVRFFTYLALFSSSMLGLIISPNLLEIYVFWELVGMCSYLLVGFWYDRDGAAHAAQKAFVVNRVGDFGLLLGILGLFWATGSFDFQGIADGLQNGLAAGTVAPWAALLLCLLVFMGPMAKSAQFPLHVWLPDAMEGPTPISALIHAATMVAAGVFLVARLDPLYAQFPIVQTVIAVVGTITCFLGASIALTQMDLKKGLAYSTVSQLGYMMLAMGCGAPVAGIFHLVTHAFFKAMLFLGSGSVIHAMEEVVGHEPVLAQDMRLMGGLRKKMPVTSITFFIGCIAISGIPPLAGFWSKDEILGQAFNSYPLLWVVGFLTAGMTAFYMFRLYFLTFEGEFRGNDTAMQAQLLTAAGKDPSEHHAHGGSVHESAWPMAAPLAVLAVPSVLIGLLGTPWNSRFAGLLNPEEALEMAEQFSWGEFLPLAGASVAISVAGISLAVLAYALRRIDLGQLVAGRFPAVNAFLANKWYLDVLNEKLFVRGSRKLAREVLEVDAKVVDGVVNLTGLLTLGSGEGLKYLETGRAQFYALIVFAGVIGLVVLFGVIGGPIA, encoded by the coding sequence ATGCCCTCGGCCGAGGAACTCGCCTGGCTCATTCCGGTTCTGCCCCTGTTCGGCGCAGTGCTGACCGGGTTGGGATTGATCAGCTTCAACCGCACGATCAATCGGTTGCGCAAACCCGTTGCGCTGCTTTTGATCTCCTGCGTTGGCGCAGCTGCGGCCCTCAGCTACAGCATCCTGTTCAACCAGCTCAATGGCGCCCCGCCCGTTGAGCATCTGTTCGTATGGGCCAGCGCAGGCAACTTCGTTCTGCCGATGGGCTACGTGGTGGATCCACTCGGGGCGGTGATGCTGGCGCTGGTCACCACCATCGCCCTGCTGGTGCTGGTGTATTCCCACGGCTACATGGCCCATGACAAGGGCTATGTGCGCTTTTTCACGTACTTGGCGCTGTTCAGCAGCTCCATGCTGGGTCTGATCATCAGCCCCAATCTTCTGGAGATCTACGTCTTCTGGGAGCTGGTGGGCATGTGCTCCTACCTGCTGGTGGGCTTCTGGTACGACCGCGACGGTGCCGCCCACGCCGCTCAGAAGGCTTTTGTGGTGAACCGGGTTGGTGACTTCGGCCTGCTGTTGGGCATCCTTGGCCTGTTCTGGGCCACTGGAAGCTTCGATTTCCAGGGAATCGCCGATGGTCTGCAGAACGGCCTGGCCGCCGGAACGGTGGCCCCATGGGCAGCGCTGCTGCTCTGCCTGCTGGTGTTCATGGGTCCGATGGCCAAGTCGGCCCAGTTCCCTCTCCACGTTTGGCTGCCCGATGCCATGGAGGGCCCGACGCCGATTTCAGCGCTGATTCACGCCGCAACGATGGTGGCCGCAGGGGTGTTCCTGGTTGCCCGACTCGATCCCCTCTACGCCCAGTTCCCCATCGTTCAAACCGTGATCGCCGTCGTTGGCACGATCACCTGCTTCCTGGGGGCTTCCATCGCCCTCACCCAGATGGACCTCAAGAAGGGTCTGGCCTACAGCACCGTCTCCCAGCTCGGCTACATGATGCTGGCGATGGGTTGCGGTGCCCCGGTCGCCGGCATCTTCCACCTGGTGACCCATGCCTTTTTCAAGGCGATGTTGTTCCTGGGATCAGGCTCCGTCATCCACGCCATGGAGGAGGTGGTGGGCCACGAGCCCGTTCTTGCCCAGGACATGCGCCTGATGGGCGGCCTGCGCAAAAAGATGCCCGTCACCTCGATCACCTTCTTCATCGGCTGCATCGCCATCAGCGGCATTCCGCCCCTGGCCGGCTTCTGGAGCAAGGACGAAATTCTTGGCCAGGCCTTCAACAGCTACCCACTGCTCTGGGTGGTGGGCTTCCTGACGGCGGGGATGACGGCCTTCTACATGTTCCGGCTCTACTTCCTCACCTTTGAGGGGGAGTTCCGCGGCAATGACACCGCCATGCAGGCCCAGCTGCTGACCGCCGCTGGCAAGGATCCTTCCGAGCACCACGCCCATGGCGGCAGCGTGCACGAATCGGCCTGGCCGATGGCGGCCCCCTTGGCGGTGCTGGCGGTGCCTTCCGTCCTGATTGGCCTCTTGGGCACCCCATGGAACAGCCGCTTTGCGGGCCTTCTCAATCCGGAAGAAGCCCTCGAGATGGCCGAACAGTTCAGCTGGGGCGAGTTTCTCCCCCTGGCGGGCGCCTCCGTGGCCATCTCCGTTGCCGGCATCAGCCTGGCTGTTCTGGCCTATGCCCTGCGTCGGATTGATCTGGGGCAGCTGGTGGCCGGCCGCTTCCCGGCGGTGAATGCCTTCCTCGCCAACAAGTGGTATCTCGATGTGTTGAACGAAAAGCTGTTCGTTCGCGGCAGCCGCAAACTGGCGCGGGAGGTGCTCGAGGTGGACGCCAAAGTGGTTGATGGCGTGGTCAACCTCACCGGACTGCTCACCCTGGGCAGCGGCGAAGGTCTCAAATATCTCGAGACCGGACGGGCCCAGTTCTATGCCCTGATTGTGTTTGCCGGTGTGATTGGCCTGGTGGTGCTGTTTGGCGTGATCGGCGGACCAATCGCTTGA